A single window of Leclercia adecarboxylata DNA harbors:
- the pcaF gene encoding 3-oxoadipyl-CoA thiolase, producing the protein MRDAFICDGIRTPIGRYAGALSGVRADDLGAIPLRELLVRNPGLDAERIDDVIFGCANQAGEDNRNVARMSLLLAGLPETVSGTTLNRLCGSGLDALGFAARAIRAGDGDLMIAGGVESMSRAPFVMGKATSAFQRQNEIFDTTIGWRFVNPLMAQQFGSDSMPETAENVAELLRISREDQDAFAYRSQQRTAQAQANGILAQEIVPVMIKGKKGAVTEVMHDEHLRPDTTLEMLAGLKAPFRAGGVVTAGNASGVNDGAAALIIASEEMAAAQGLTPRTRIVAMATAGVEPRLMGLGPVPATRRVLERAGLSINDMDVIELNEAFASQALGVLRELGLPDDATHVNPNGGAIALGHPLGMSGARLALAASNELHRRKGRYALCTMCIGVGQGIAMILERV; encoded by the coding sequence ATGCGTGACGCCTTTATTTGTGACGGGATTCGTACCCCCATCGGCCGCTATGCCGGGGCATTGTCCGGCGTGCGCGCGGACGATCTGGGCGCTATCCCGCTGCGCGAGCTGCTGGTGCGTAACCCGGGGCTGGACGCGGAACGTATTGATGACGTGATTTTTGGCTGCGCCAACCAGGCGGGGGAGGACAACCGCAACGTGGCGCGAATGTCCCTGCTGCTGGCCGGGCTGCCGGAGACCGTCTCCGGCACTACGCTGAACCGCCTGTGCGGCTCCGGCCTCGATGCGCTGGGCTTTGCCGCCCGCGCCATTCGTGCCGGTGATGGCGACCTGATGATTGCCGGTGGCGTGGAGTCGATGTCCCGCGCGCCCTTCGTGATGGGCAAAGCCACCAGCGCCTTCCAGCGTCAGAATGAGATTTTTGATACCACCATCGGCTGGCGTTTTGTGAACCCGCTCATGGCCCAGCAATTCGGTTCTGACAGCATGCCGGAAACGGCAGAGAATGTAGCAGAATTGTTACGGATTTCCCGCGAGGACCAGGACGCCTTTGCTTATCGCAGCCAGCAGCGCACCGCCCAGGCCCAGGCCAACGGCATCCTGGCCCAGGAGATCGTCCCGGTGATGATTAAAGGCAAAAAAGGGGCAGTGACCGAAGTCATGCATGACGAGCATCTGCGCCCGGACACCACCCTGGAGATGCTGGCCGGGCTGAAAGCGCCGTTCCGCGCCGGGGGCGTGGTCACCGCAGGTAACGCTTCCGGGGTGAACGACGGCGCTGCGGCGCTGATCATCGCCAGCGAAGAGATGGCGGCAGCGCAGGGCTTAACGCCGCGTACCCGCATCGTGGCGATGGCGACTGCCGGTGTTGAACCGCGTCTGATGGGGCTGGGCCCGGTGCCTGCCACCCGCCGCGTGCTGGAGCGCGCCGGTCTGAGCATCAACGATATGGACGTTATCGAACTGAACGAAGCCTTTGCTTCGCAGGCGCTGGGCGTGCTGCGCGAGCTGGGGCTGCCGGACGATGCTACCCATGTGAACCCTAACGGGGGCGCCATTGCCCTGGGCCATCCGCTGGGAATGAGCGGGGCCCGTCTGGCGCTGGCCGCCAGCAACGAGCTGCATCGTCGTAAAGGGCGCTATGCGCTCTGCACGATGTGCATTGGTGTCGGTCAGGGCATTGCCATGATCCTTGAGCGTGTCTGA
- the paaI gene encoding hydroxyphenylacetyl-CoA thioesterase PaaI yields MSHNAWRNAHAMYENDACAQAYGIDIIEMDEGMAVLTMTVTPQMLNGHKSCHGGQLFTLADTAFAYACNSQGLAAVASGCTIDFVRPAFAHDRLTATAQVRHQGKQTGVYDIEIVNQQQKTVALFRGKSHRIGGTITGEA; encoded by the coding sequence ATGAGTCATAACGCCTGGCGCAACGCCCACGCCATGTATGAAAACGATGCCTGCGCCCAGGCCTATGGCATCGACATTATTGAGATGGATGAGGGCATGGCAGTACTGACCATGACCGTCACGCCGCAGATGCTCAACGGCCATAAAAGCTGCCACGGCGGCCAGCTGTTTACCCTTGCTGACACCGCCTTCGCCTACGCCTGTAACAGCCAGGGGCTGGCGGCGGTGGCCTCGGGCTGCACCATCGATTTTGTGCGTCCGGCCTTTGCCCACGACAGGCTCACCGCCACCGCGCAGGTGCGCCATCAGGGGAAACAGACCGGCGTGTACGACATTGAAATTGTTAACCAACAGCAGAAAACCGTTGCCCTGTTCCGTGGGAAATCCCACCGCATCGGCGGCACTATTACAGGAGAAGCATAA
- the paaH gene encoding 3-hydroxyacyl-CoA dehydrogenase PaaH: protein MTTIHTVAVIGSGIMGAGIAEVAASYGHPVLVYDINADAISRAIDGIRTRLESRVARGKLSAQASEQTLQRLMPVTDIHALAAADLVIEAASEQMAVKKALFAELAEICPANTLLTSNTSSISITAIAANLRHPERVAGLHFFNPAPVMKLVEVVSGLATSGEVVEQLSQLAVNWGKQPVRCQSTPGFIVNRVARPYYAEAWRALEEQVAAPEVIDAALRDGAGFPMGPLELTDMIGQDVNFAVTCSVFNAFWQERRFLPSLVQQELVLAGRFGRKSGQGVYSWRNEKPAVNWLEPVSDTYSAMQDQRRSDGVTEIDGLLLIETQGETAQMLANRYGQPVVVCDRQEGDVAVIAAAASNPASATLKAVWHLQQQGKRVLQVADYPGLLIWRTVAMIVNEALDALQKGVASEQDIDTAMRLGVNYPRGPLAWGEQLGWQRLLRLLENLQRHYGEERYRPSSLLRQRALLESSYES, encoded by the coding sequence ATGACGACAATTCATACCGTGGCGGTGATTGGCAGCGGCATCATGGGGGCCGGGATCGCCGAAGTGGCGGCCAGCTACGGCCATCCGGTGCTGGTGTATGACATCAATGCCGACGCGATTTCCCGCGCCATCGACGGGATCCGCACCCGGCTTGAGTCCCGCGTGGCGCGCGGCAAGCTGAGCGCTCAGGCGAGCGAGCAGACGCTCCAGCGCCTGATGCCGGTGACCGATATTCACGCCCTGGCGGCGGCCGACCTGGTGATCGAAGCCGCCTCCGAGCAGATGGCGGTCAAAAAAGCGCTCTTTGCCGAACTGGCTGAGATCTGCCCGGCCAACACGCTGCTGACCAGCAATACCTCCTCTATTTCCATTACCGCCATTGCCGCCAACCTGCGCCACCCCGAGCGCGTGGCCGGGCTGCACTTCTTTAACCCGGCCCCGGTGATGAAGCTGGTGGAGGTGGTGAGCGGGCTGGCGACCTCCGGCGAAGTGGTGGAACAGCTGAGCCAGCTGGCGGTGAACTGGGGTAAACAGCCGGTGCGCTGCCAGTCCACCCCGGGCTTTATCGTCAACCGCGTGGCGCGTCCGTACTATGCCGAAGCCTGGCGGGCCCTGGAAGAGCAGGTTGCCGCCCCGGAAGTTATCGACGCCGCGCTGCGCGACGGCGCGGGCTTCCCGATGGGGCCGCTGGAGCTGACCGACATGATCGGCCAGGACGTTAACTTCGCCGTCACCTGTTCGGTATTCAACGCCTTCTGGCAGGAGCGCCGTTTTCTGCCGTCGCTGGTGCAGCAGGAGCTGGTCCTGGCCGGGCGCTTCGGCAGGAAGAGCGGTCAGGGTGTCTACAGCTGGCGCAACGAGAAGCCTGCCGTGAACTGGCTGGAGCCCGTCAGCGATACCTACAGTGCGATGCAGGACCAGCGGAGAAGTGACGGTGTCACCGAAATTGACGGCCTGCTGCTGATCGAGACCCAGGGCGAGACCGCCCAGATGCTGGCGAACCGTTACGGCCAGCCGGTGGTGGTGTGCGATCGTCAGGAAGGGGATGTCGCCGTCATTGCGGCTGCGGCCAGCAATCCGGCCTCCGCCACCCTGAAAGCGGTGTGGCACCTGCAACAGCAGGGCAAGCGCGTCCTGCAGGTGGCCGATTATCCCGGCCTGCTGATCTGGCGCACGGTGGCGATGATCGTCAACGAAGCGCTCGATGCCCTCCAAAAAGGGGTTGCCAGTGAACAGGATATCGATACCGCCATGCGCCTCGGAGTGAACTACCCGCGCGGCCCGCTGGCCTGGGGAGAACAGCTTGGCTGGCAGCGTCTGCTGCGCCTGCTGGAAAACCTGCAACGCCACTACGGTGAAGAACGCTATCGCCCGTCATCCCTGCTGCGCCAGCGTGCGCTTCTGGAGAGTAGCTATGAGTCATAA
- the paaG gene encoding 2-(1,2-epoxy-1,2-dihydrophenyl)acetyl-CoA isomerase PaaG produces MMDFILSHVEQGVMTITLNRPERLNSFNEEMHQQLAACLTQAERDDSIRCLLVTGAGRGFCAGQDLNDRNVDPNSPAPDLGMSVEKFYNPLVKRLAKLPKPVICAVNGVAAGAGATLALGCDIVIAARSVNFVMAFSKLGLVPDSGGTWLLPRLTGRARAMGLALLGEKISAEQAHAWGMIWQVVDDAELTDTARQLAVHLASQPTFGLGLIKQAINAAETNTLDAQLDLERDYQRLAGRSADYREGVSAFLNKRAPQFTGK; encoded by the coding sequence ATCATGGATTTCATTCTGAGTCACGTTGAGCAGGGGGTCATGACGATCACCCTGAACCGCCCGGAGCGTCTCAACAGCTTTAACGAGGAGATGCATCAGCAGCTGGCGGCGTGCCTGACCCAGGCCGAGCGCGACGACAGCATCCGCTGCCTGCTGGTGACCGGGGCCGGGCGCGGCTTTTGCGCCGGGCAGGATCTTAACGACCGCAACGTCGACCCGAACAGCCCCGCGCCGGACCTCGGGATGTCGGTGGAGAAATTTTACAACCCGCTGGTTAAGCGCCTTGCAAAACTGCCTAAGCCGGTGATCTGCGCGGTCAACGGCGTGGCCGCCGGAGCCGGTGCCACCCTGGCGCTGGGCTGCGATATCGTCATTGCCGCCCGCTCGGTGAACTTTGTGATGGCCTTCAGCAAGCTCGGTCTGGTGCCGGATTCCGGCGGGACCTGGCTGCTGCCGCGCCTGACCGGCCGCGCCCGGGCCATGGGCCTGGCCCTGCTGGGGGAGAAAATCAGCGCCGAGCAGGCCCATGCCTGGGGAATGATCTGGCAGGTGGTGGATGACGCCGAACTCACCGACACCGCCCGCCAGCTGGCCGTGCATCTGGCATCGCAGCCAACCTTTGGCCTGGGGCTGATCAAGCAGGCGATCAACGCCGCCGAAACCAACACCCTTGATGCCCAGCTGGATCTGGAGCGCGACTATCAGCGCCTGGCCGGACGCAGCGCCGACTACCGTGAAGGCGTCAGCGCCTTCCTCAACAAACGTGCGCCGCAGTTTACGGGGAAATAA
- the paaF gene encoding 2,3-dehydroadipyl-CoA hydratase PaaF, whose product MSDLIITRQGRVLHLTLNRPAARNALNNALLSELATTLEAAATDSEVSVCVITGNERCFAAGADLNEMAEKDLAATLNDIRPQLWARINAFSKPLIAAVNGYALGAGCELALLCDVVIAGENARFGLPEITLGIMPGAGGTQRLIRSVGKSLASKMVLTGESITARQALAAGLVSDVYPESLTLEYALRQAGLMARHSPLALQAAKQALRQSQEVALQAGLAQERQLFTLLAATDDRREGIAAFLQKRTPEFKGR is encoded by the coding sequence ATGAGCGACCTGATTATCACCCGTCAGGGGCGGGTGCTGCACCTGACCCTGAACCGCCCGGCGGCGCGCAACGCCCTGAACAATGCCCTGCTGAGCGAGCTGGCGACCACCCTCGAAGCCGCGGCAACCGATAGCGAGGTTTCGGTGTGCGTAATTACCGGCAACGAACGCTGCTTTGCTGCCGGGGCCGATCTCAACGAGATGGCCGAAAAAGATCTGGCCGCCACCCTGAACGACATTCGCCCGCAGCTGTGGGCGCGGATCAACGCCTTCAGCAAACCGCTGATTGCCGCCGTCAACGGCTACGCGCTGGGCGCGGGCTGCGAGCTTGCGCTGCTGTGTGATGTGGTGATTGCCGGGGAAAACGCCCGTTTCGGTCTGCCGGAAATCACGCTGGGCATTATGCCGGGCGCGGGCGGGACCCAGCGCCTGATCCGCAGCGTCGGCAAATCCCTCGCCAGCAAAATGGTGTTGACCGGCGAAAGCATCACCGCCCGTCAGGCCCTGGCCGCGGGCCTGGTGAGCGACGTTTATCCCGAATCCCTGACCCTGGAATATGCCCTCCGGCAGGCAGGGCTGATGGCGCGCCACTCGCCGCTGGCATTGCAGGCGGCGAAGCAGGCGTTACGCCAGTCTCAGGAGGTGGCCCTGCAGGCCGGGCTGGCCCAGGAGCGTCAGCTCTTTACCCTGCTGGCGGCCACCGACGATCGCCGGGAAGGGATCGCCGCCTTCCTGCAAAAACGCACCCCCGAATTTAAAGGACGCTAA
- the paaE gene encoding 1,2-phenylacetyl-CoA epoxidase subunit PaaE — translation MTTFHSLTVAKVEPETRDAVTITFAVPRALQEAYRFRPGQHLTLKAHLAGEELRRCYSICRSVQPGEISVAVKAIDGGRFSRYARDEIKQGMALEVMVPQGHFGYQPLAEREGCYLAIAAGSGITPMLAIISSTLKTEPNSQFTLIYGNRSSQSMMFRQALADLKDSYPTRLQVVNIFSQETLDSELLHGRIDGEKLQALAKHLIDFSQFDEAFICGPAAMMDEAELALKALGMPEKSLHLERFNTPGTSVKRAHTVQVEGQKVTVRQDGRDREIVLTADDESILDAALRQGADLPYACKGGVCATCKCKVVRGKVDMVTNYSLEPDELAAGYVLSCQALPLTSDVVVDFDAKGMA, via the coding sequence ATGACAACGTTTCATTCCTTAACGGTGGCAAAAGTAGAACCCGAAACCCGCGATGCGGTGACCATCACCTTCGCGGTTCCCCGGGCGTTGCAGGAGGCGTATCGCTTCCGTCCCGGCCAGCATCTGACCCTGAAGGCCCATCTCGCGGGCGAAGAGCTGCGTCGCTGCTACTCCATCTGCCGCAGCGTTCAGCCGGGCGAGATCAGCGTAGCGGTGAAAGCCATCGACGGCGGACGCTTCTCGCGCTATGCCCGGGATGAGATCAAACAGGGGATGGCGCTGGAGGTGATGGTGCCCCAGGGCCATTTTGGCTACCAGCCGCTGGCAGAGCGGGAGGGCTGCTACCTGGCGATTGCCGCCGGGTCCGGCATCACCCCAATGCTGGCGATCATCTCCAGCACCCTGAAAACCGAACCGAACAGCCAGTTCACCCTGATTTACGGCAACCGCAGCAGCCAGAGCATGATGTTTCGCCAGGCGCTGGCCGACCTGAAGGACAGCTACCCGACGCGCCTCCAGGTGGTGAACATCTTCAGCCAGGAGACGCTGGACAGCGAGCTGCTGCATGGCCGCATCGACGGTGAAAAGCTCCAGGCGCTGGCGAAACACTTAATCGACTTCAGCCAGTTTGACGAAGCCTTTATCTGCGGCCCGGCGGCAATGATGGACGAAGCTGAGCTGGCGCTGAAAGCGCTGGGGATGCCGGAAAAATCGCTGCATCTGGAACGCTTTAACACCCCGGGCACCAGCGTGAAACGCGCCCACACCGTGCAGGTGGAAGGGCAGAAAGTGACGGTGCGCCAGGACGGACGCGACCGCGAGATCGTCCTCACCGCTGACGACGAAAGCATTCTCGACGCCGCCCTGCGTCAGGGCGCGGATCTGCCGTACGCCTGTAAAGGCGGGGTCTGCGCCACCTGCAAATGCAAAGTGGTGCGTGGAAAGGTGGACATGGTCACCAACTACAGCCTCGAGCCGGACGAACTGGCGGCGGGCTACGTTCTGAGCTGCCAGGCCTTGCCGCTGACCAGTGACGTGGTGGTGGACTTCGACGCGAAGGGGATGGCATGA
- the paaD gene encoding 1,2-phenylacetyl-CoA epoxidase subunit PaaD yields MQHAVELTPAAVPQIWSLLSQIPDPEIPVLTITDLGMVRSVTPQGEGWAIGFTPTYSGCPATDHLMGAIRDTLTTHGYAPVQITIQLDPAWTTDWMTPDARERLRQYGISPPAGHSCHAHLPAEVTCPRCASTRTTMISEFGSTACKALYRCDSCREPFDYFKCI; encoded by the coding sequence ATGCAACATGCCGTCGAACTCACACCCGCCGCCGTCCCGCAGATCTGGTCCCTGTTGAGCCAGATCCCGGACCCGGAGATCCCGGTGCTGACCATTACCGATCTGGGCATGGTGCGCAGCGTTACCCCGCAGGGTGAAGGCTGGGCTATCGGCTTCACGCCGACCTATTCCGGCTGTCCGGCTACCGACCATCTGATGGGGGCGATCCGCGACACGCTGACCACCCACGGCTATGCCCCGGTGCAGATCACCATCCAGCTCGACCCGGCCTGGACCACCGACTGGATGACCCCGGATGCCCGGGAGCGTCTGCGCCAGTACGGCATCAGCCCCCCGGCCGGTCATAGCTGCCATGCGCATCTGCCCGCCGAGGTGACCTGCCCGCGCTGCGCCAGCACCCGCACCACCATGATCAGTGAATTTGGTTCCACGGCCTGTAAGGCGCTTTATCGCTGCGACAGCTGCCGGGAACCTTTCGACTATTTCAAATGTATCTGA
- the paaC gene encoding 1,2-phenylacetyl-CoA epoxidase subunit PaaC, producing MKMLTHYVLRLGDNGLVLSQRLGAWCGHAPELEIDLALANIGLDLLGQARNFLTYAAELEGVGDEDTLAFQRDERQFSNLLLVEQPNGNFADTIARQYFIDAWHVALFTRLTQSRDPQLAAIAAKSIKEARYHLRFSRGWLERLGNGTAVSAQKMQQAVNDLWRFTAELFEADEIDQALVAEGIAVDPRSLREAWEAEVFTGLNAATLSVPSESAYRSGGRNGLHTEHLGPMLAEMQYLQRVYPGQQW from the coding sequence ATGAAAATGTTAACGCACTATGTTCTGCGCCTGGGTGATAACGGCCTGGTGCTCTCCCAACGTCTGGGGGCCTGGTGTGGCCACGCCCCGGAGCTGGAGATCGACCTCGCGCTGGCCAATATCGGCCTCGACCTGCTGGGCCAGGCGCGCAACTTCTTAACCTACGCCGCCGAACTGGAAGGGGTGGGCGACGAAGATACGCTGGCCTTCCAGCGCGATGAACGCCAGTTCAGCAACCTGCTGCTGGTGGAGCAGCCGAACGGCAACTTCGCCGACACCATTGCCCGGCAGTACTTTATTGACGCCTGGCACGTGGCGCTGTTTACCCGTCTGACCCAGAGTCGCGATCCCCAGCTGGCCGCCATTGCCGCCAAATCAATCAAAGAGGCCCGCTACCACCTGCGCTTCAGCCGCGGCTGGCTGGAACGCCTGGGCAACGGCACCGCCGTCTCGGCGCAGAAAATGCAGCAGGCGGTCAACGACCTGTGGCGCTTTACCGCCGAGCTGTTCGAGGCCGACGAGATTGACCAGGCCCTGGTGGCGGAAGGTATCGCCGTCGATCCCCGCAGCCTGCGCGAAGCGTGGGAAGCGGAAGTGTTTACCGGGCTGAACGCGGCGACGCTGAGCGTGCCGTCTGAGTCCGCCTACCGCAGCGGCGGCCGTAACGGGCTGCACACCGAACATCTGGGACCGATGCTGGCAGAGATGCAGTATTTGCAGCGCGTTTATCCCGGGCAGCAGTGGTAA
- the paaB gene encoding 1,2-phenylacetyl-CoA epoxidase subunit PaaB has product MSKTYWPLYEVFVRSKQGLSHRHVGSLHAADDRMALENARDAYTRRSEGCSIWVVKASEIVASQPEERGEFFDPAESKVYRHPTFYTIPDGIEHM; this is encoded by the coding sequence ATGAGCAAAACATACTGGCCGTTATACGAAGTTTTTGTCCGCAGCAAACAGGGGCTGTCCCACCGTCACGTGGGGAGCCTGCACGCCGCCGATGACCGCATGGCGCTGGAAAACGCACGCGATGCCTACACCCGCCGCAGCGAAGGCTGCTCCATCTGGGTGGTGAAGGCGAGCGAAATCGTCGCCTCGCAGCCGGAAGAGCGCGGCGAGTTTTTCGATCCGGCGGAGAGCAAGGTCTACCGTCATCCCACCTTCTACACCATCCCTGATGGCATCGAGCACATGTGA
- the paaA gene encoding 1,2-phenylacetyl-CoA epoxidase subunit PaaA: MTEEQRFEQRIAQETAIEPQDWMPDAYRKTLIRQIGQHAHSEIVGMLPEGNWITRAPTLRRKAILLAKVQDEAGHGLYLYSAAETLGCAREDIYQKMLDGKMKYSSIFNYPTLSWADIGVIGWLVDGAAIVNQVALCRTSYGPYARAMVKICKEESFHQRQGFEACMALAQGSEAQRQMLQDAINRFWWPALMMFGPNDDNSPNSARSLAWKIKRFGNDELRQRFVDNTVPQVDMLGMTVPDADLHFDAESGHYRFGEIDWQEFDEVINGRGLCNHERLAAKNKAWEEGTWVREAALAHAEKQHARKVA, translated from the coding sequence GTGACGGAAGAACAACGCTTTGAACAGCGAATCGCGCAAGAGACGGCCATCGAGCCGCAGGACTGGATGCCTGACGCGTACCGCAAGACGCTGATCCGCCAGATTGGTCAGCATGCCCACTCCGAAATTGTCGGCATGCTGCCGGAAGGCAACTGGATCACCCGCGCCCCGACGCTGCGCCGCAAGGCCATTCTGCTGGCGAAAGTGCAGGACGAAGCCGGGCACGGTCTCTATCTCTACAGCGCGGCGGAGACGCTGGGCTGCGCCCGGGAAGACATCTACCAGAAGATGCTCGACGGCAAGATGAAGTACTCCTCCATCTTCAACTACCCGACCCTGAGCTGGGCCGATATCGGCGTGATTGGCTGGCTGGTGGATGGCGCGGCCATCGTTAACCAGGTGGCGCTGTGCCGTACCTCCTACGGCCCCTATGCCCGGGCGATGGTGAAAATCTGTAAAGAAGAGAGCTTCCACCAGCGTCAGGGCTTTGAGGCCTGCATGGCGCTGGCCCAGGGCAGCGAGGCCCAGCGCCAGATGCTGCAGGACGCCATTAACCGTTTCTGGTGGCCGGCGCTGATGATGTTTGGCCCGAACGACGACAACTCGCCGAACAGCGCCCGCAGCCTGGCCTGGAAAATCAAACGTTTTGGCAATGACGAGCTGCGTCAGCGCTTTGTCGACAACACCGTGCCGCAGGTGGATATGCTGGGGATGACCGTCCCGGATGCGGATCTGCACTTCGATGCCGAGAGCGGTCACTACCGTTTTGGCGAGATCGACTGGCAGGAGTTTGACGAGGTCATCAACGGCCGTGGCCTATGTAACCACGAGCGTCTGGCCGCCAAGAATAAAGCCTGGGAAGAGGGAACGTGGGTGCGCGAAGCCGCCCTGGCGCACGCAGAAAAACAACACGCCCGCAAGGTCGCGTAA
- the paaZ gene encoding phenylacetic acid degradation bifunctional protein PaaZ, whose protein sequence is MQQLASFLSGTWQSGRGRERTIQHAISGETLWQVTSEGLDMAAARRYAIEKGGESLHAMTFIERAAMLKAVAKHLLSQKEVFYALSAQTGATRADSWVDIEGGIGTLFTFASLGSRELPDDTLWPEDELIPLSKEGGFAARHVLTSKSGVAVHINAFNFPCWGMLEKLAPTWLAGMPAIIKPATATAQVTQAMVKAIVDSGLVPDGAISLICGGAGDLLDQLDSQDVVTFTGSAVTGQMLRVHPNIVARSIPFTMEADSLNCCVLGDDVTPEQPEFALFIREVVREMTAKAGQKCTAIRRIIVPQAQAEAVSQALIARLEKVAVGDPAQEGIKMGSLVNAEQRADVQEKVDALVTAGCQALLGGKADLHAAGAFFPPTLLFCPQPDETPAVHATEAFGPVATLMPYQTRDHAMALARAGEGSLAGTLVTADLHLARQFIAGAARAHGRIQILNEESAKESTGHGSPLPQLVHGGPGRAGGGEELGGLRAVKHYLQRTAIQGSPSMLAAISQQWVRGAQVQEDRVHPFRKYFEELQPGDSLLTPRRTLTETDIVNFACLSGDHFYAHMDKIGAAESIFGERVVHGYFLISAAAGLFVDAGVGPVIANYGMENLRFIEPVKPGDTIQVRLTCKRKTLKKQRTAEEKPTGVVEWSVEIFNQHQQPVALYSILTLVSRQHGDFDA, encoded by the coding sequence ATGCAGCAGTTAGCCAGCTTTTTGTCCGGCACCTGGCAGTCTGGCCGGGGCCGTGAGCGCACTATTCAGCACGCCATCAGCGGCGAAACCCTCTGGCAGGTCACCAGCGAAGGGCTGGATATGGCCGCCGCGCGTCGTTACGCCATTGAGAAAGGCGGTGAATCACTTCACGCCATGACCTTCATCGAGCGCGCCGCGATGCTGAAAGCGGTGGCAAAACATCTGTTGAGCCAGAAAGAGGTGTTCTATGCCCTCTCTGCCCAGACCGGGGCGACCCGCGCCGACAGCTGGGTGGATATCGAGGGCGGGATCGGCACCCTCTTCACCTTCGCCAGCCTCGGCAGTCGTGAACTGCCGGACGATACCCTGTGGCCGGAAGATGAATTGATCCCCCTGTCGAAAGAGGGTGGTTTTGCCGCCCGTCACGTCCTGACCTCGAAATCCGGGGTGGCCGTCCATATCAACGCCTTTAACTTCCCGTGCTGGGGAATGCTGGAAAAACTGGCCCCGACCTGGCTGGCGGGGATGCCGGCCATCATCAAACCGGCCACCGCCACCGCCCAGGTCACCCAGGCGATGGTGAAAGCGATTGTCGACAGCGGCCTGGTGCCGGACGGCGCCATCAGCCTGATCTGCGGCGGTGCGGGGGATCTGCTCGACCAGCTCGACAGCCAGGACGTGGTGACCTTTACCGGCTCCGCGGTCACCGGCCAGATGCTGCGCGTACACCCGAACATCGTCGCCCGTTCGATTCCCTTCACCATGGAGGCCGACTCCCTGAACTGTTGCGTGCTGGGGGATGACGTCACCCCGGAGCAGCCGGAATTTGCCCTGTTTATCCGTGAAGTGGTGCGGGAGATGACGGCCAAAGCCGGACAGAAATGTACCGCCATCCGCCGCATCATCGTGCCGCAGGCGCAGGCGGAGGCCGTCAGCCAGGCGCTGATCGCCCGGCTGGAAAAAGTGGCTGTTGGCGACCCGGCGCAGGAAGGGATTAAGATGGGTTCGCTGGTCAATGCCGAACAGCGCGCTGACGTGCAGGAGAAAGTGGATGCCTTAGTGACGGCGGGCTGCCAGGCCCTGTTGGGCGGTAAAGCCGACCTGCACGCCGCCGGGGCCTTCTTCCCGCCGACACTGCTGTTCTGTCCACAGCCGGATGAAACCCCGGCGGTGCACGCCACCGAAGCCTTTGGCCCGGTGGCTACCCTGATGCCGTATCAAACCCGCGACCATGCCATGGCGCTGGCCCGCGCCGGGGAAGGCAGCCTCGCCGGAACGCTGGTGACCGCCGATCTGCACCTGGCGCGTCAGTTTATCGCCGGGGCCGCGCGCGCTCACGGCCGTATCCAGATCCTCAACGAAGAGTCGGCCAAAGAGTCCACCGGCCACGGCTCCCCGCTGCCGCAGCTGGTGCACGGCGGTCCCGGGCGCGCCGGCGGCGGCGAAGAGCTGGGTGGCCTGCGGGCGGTGAAGCACTACCTGCAACGCACCGCGATCCAGGGGAGCCCGAGCATGCTGGCCGCCATCAGCCAGCAGTGGGTGCGCGGCGCCCAGGTGCAGGAGGATCGCGTCCATCCGTTCCGCAAATATTTCGAGGAGCTGCAACCGGGCGACAGCCTGCTGACCCCGCGCCGCACCCTGACCGAAACCGACATCGTCAACTTTGCCTGCCTGAGCGGGGATCATTTCTACGCCCACATGGACAAGATTGGCGCGGCGGAGTCGATTTTTGGCGAGCGCGTGGTGCACGGTTACTTCCTGATCTCCGCTGCCGCCGGGCTGTTCGTCGATGCGGGCGTCGGGCCGGTGATCGCCAACTACGGCATGGAGAACCTGCGCTTTATTGAGCCGGTTAAACCGGGCGATACCATCCAGGTGCGTCTGACCTGCAAGCGCAAAACGCTGAAGAAACAGCGCACGGCGGAAGAGAAACCGACCGGCGTGGTGGAGTGGTCGGTGGAGATCTTCAACCAGCACCAGCAGCCGGTGGCCCTTTACTCCATCCTGACTCTTGTCTCCCGTCAGCACGGCGATTTTGACGCCTGA